Proteins co-encoded in one Planctomycetaceae bacterium genomic window:
- a CDS encoding fatty acyl-AMP ligase: MPSFSTILEEAAAQSPDKRLFVFPETRSRPAETLTYGDLASHARAAAYVLALHARRGDRAVLMFPTGSAFWEAFFGCLAHGVIAVPVNIPNLNRSSEMLRQVCRDCSPAVLMTDSRTADLLQRRADRHPWFDGLRVITPDDWRGNPGCAAIEASRGSETAFLQYTSGSTARPKGVQVSHDNLLANAEMIRRAMGIRTGGDIGVTWLPHYHDMGLVGSYLETLFTRNTTWCLQPEDFVLNPAMWLRLISEHQAGICGGPDFAYRLCFEKCGADEIGNIDLSSWRVAYIGAERIREQTLHRFSEKFAAAGFRKSAFFPCYGLGEATLLATGGPAESDPVIRSVSVSALGDNLVLPPKSDADTIRLVGSGSTIDGCRVMILDSVSLCPLDDEHVGEIFLSGASVTDGCFHDSAASEAVLRALTPGGTSQRYLRTGDLGFVSAGQLFVTGRTREIIIVRGRNLYPDDIEQHISQAHDTVEPGGIAAFGVDVDGQESLVIAAELRRTAVNLSSPESVMSKLRHLVTEGFGISPADILLLRPASIPRTSSGKLKRVELRNLYSAGTLESLFRQNSEPAGGQ; the protein is encoded by the coding sequence ATGCCATCATTCAGTACGATTCTGGAAGAAGCTGCCGCTCAGTCGCCGGACAAGCGGCTGTTTGTTTTTCCGGAAACGCGATCGCGCCCGGCTGAGACACTGACGTATGGCGATCTGGCGTCACACGCGCGCGCGGCGGCTTATGTGCTGGCGCTTCATGCGCGTCGGGGCGATCGTGCTGTGCTGATGTTTCCGACCGGCTCAGCGTTCTGGGAAGCGTTCTTCGGCTGCCTTGCTCATGGCGTGATCGCGGTTCCCGTGAACATTCCCAATCTGAACCGCAGCAGCGAAATGCTCCGGCAGGTCTGCCGCGACTGCTCGCCGGCGGTTCTGATGACCGACAGCAGGACGGCTGATCTGCTGCAGCGCCGGGCAGACCGGCATCCCTGGTTCGATGGTCTGCGGGTGATTACACCGGACGACTGGCGAGGCAATCCGGGTTGCGCGGCGATCGAAGCGTCGCGAGGTTCCGAGACGGCGTTTCTGCAGTACACGTCCGGTTCGACCGCGCGACCGAAAGGTGTGCAGGTGTCTCACGATAATCTGCTGGCGAATGCGGAAATGATCCGCCGCGCAATGGGAATTCGAACCGGCGGCGACATCGGCGTCACCTGGCTGCCGCACTACCACGACATGGGACTCGTCGGCAGCTACCTGGAAACACTGTTCACGAGAAACACAACGTGGTGCCTGCAGCCGGAAGATTTTGTACTGAATCCGGCGATGTGGCTTCGGCTGATTTCCGAGCATCAAGCCGGCATCTGCGGCGGGCCTGACTTTGCCTATCGGCTGTGCTTCGAAAAATGCGGGGCTGACGAAATCGGGAACATCGATCTGTCCTCGTGGAGAGTTGCCTACATCGGTGCCGAACGAATTCGTGAACAGACACTGCATCGGTTCAGCGAAAAGTTCGCCGCCGCCGGTTTTCGGAAGTCGGCATTTTTTCCCTGCTACGGACTGGGCGAAGCGACTCTGCTGGCGACGGGAGGGCCCGCGGAAAGCGATCCCGTCATTCGCAGCGTCAGCGTTTCCGCGCTGGGCGACAACCTGGTGTTACCCCCGAAGTCAGATGCCGACACGATTCGTCTGGTCGGCAGTGGAAGCACGATCGACGGCTGCCGCGTGATGATTCTGGATTCGGTTTCGCTGTGTCCGCTGGATGACGAACATGTCGGTGAAATCTTTCTCAGCGGTGCATCCGTGACGGATGGCTGCTTTCATGATTCGGCGGCCAGTGAAGCAGTGTTGCGCGCCTTGACGCCGGGCGGAACATCGCAGCGGTATCTGCGGACGGGAGACCTGGGTTTTGTTTCCGCAGGGCAGTTGTTCGTTACCGGAAGAACCAGGGAAATCATCATCGTTCGCGGCAGAAACCTGTATCCGGATGACATTGAACAACACATTAGTCAGGCTCACGATACTGTCGAACCCGGCGGCATCGCCGCATTTGGTGTGGACGTGGACGGCCAGGAATCGCTTGTCATTGCCGCGGAATTGCGGCGAACGGCCGTCAATCTCAGCAGTCCCGAATCTGTCATGTCGAAGCTGCGGCACCTGGTGACGGAAGGGTTCGGAATCAGTCCGGCCGACATCCTGCTGCTGCGGCCTGCGTCTATTCCCCGGACAAGCAGCGGGAAACTCAAACGCGTCGAACTGCGGAATTTGTACTCGGCCGGCACGCTGGAATCGCTGTTCCGTCAGAACTCGGAGCCGGCTGGAGGACAATAG
- a CDS encoding DUF1501 domain-containing protein — MNRPTTKIASGIRELATSHVSRRSMLQSAGAGFGWLAARGLLAAESQPTQQPHYAARAKRVIFLFMNGGPSHVDTFDPKPALKTHEGLPPEKKKDRVTKTAGFMPSPFRFRPHGDSGVVMSELLPNLSTLADELCVVRSMHTDVPNHEPGLLLMHSGHQQPVRPSIGSWVSYGLGAENRNLPSFVALSPGIPVVGPHLWSNSFLPGENQGVSVDTNDLAVDKLVANIRNPLLTREQQRKQLDLLQLLNRRHAEQRQNEQPLEAQINSMELAFRMQRSAEDAFDVQQETQSTRSSYGDTLFGQSCLLARRLVERGVRYVQVYYVDSKNKQPWDTHSNNNKSHQRLCADSDRASAALIRDLKQRGLLEDTLVVWGGEFGRTPYSEIGKDDDKTKAGRDHHNTGFSMFLAGGGVKPGTMFGNTDELGLHAVEDRVHVHDLHATMLHLMGIDHTRLTYRHSGRDFRLTDVHGRVVEGLLA; from the coding sequence ATGAACAGACCCACCACAAAGATTGCCTCAGGGATTCGTGAACTCGCAACGTCGCACGTCAGCCGGCGCTCGATGCTGCAGTCGGCCGGGGCCGGTTTCGGCTGGCTGGCGGCTCGGGGACTGCTGGCCGCCGAGTCGCAGCCGACGCAGCAGCCGCACTATGCCGCGCGAGCCAAACGGGTGATTTTTCTGTTCATGAATGGCGGACCGTCGCACGTCGATACGTTCGACCCGAAGCCCGCCCTGAAGACTCACGAAGGTCTGCCTCCCGAAAAGAAGAAGGATCGCGTCACCAAAACGGCGGGATTCATGCCGTCACCGTTTCGGTTTCGGCCACACGGAGACAGCGGCGTTGTGATGAGTGAGCTGCTGCCGAACCTGAGCACGCTGGCGGATGAACTGTGCGTCGTGCGTTCCATGCACACCGACGTTCCCAATCACGAACCCGGTCTGCTGTTGATGCATTCCGGCCACCAGCAGCCGGTGCGTCCCAGCATCGGTTCGTGGGTGTCCTACGGTCTGGGCGCGGAGAACCGAAACCTGCCGTCGTTTGTCGCACTCTCACCGGGAATTCCGGTCGTCGGCCCGCACCTGTGGTCCAACAGCTTCCTGCCCGGCGAGAACCAGGGAGTCTCCGTCGACACCAATGACCTGGCCGTCGACAAGCTGGTCGCCAACATTCGCAACCCGCTGCTGACTCGCGAACAGCAGCGCAAACAGCTTGACCTGCTGCAGCTACTGAATCGCCGACACGCCGAACAGCGCCAGAACGAACAGCCCCTGGAAGCACAGATCAATTCGATGGAACTGGCGTTTCGGATGCAGCGCAGTGCCGAAGACGCGTTCGATGTTCAGCAGGAAACGCAGTCGACTCGATCGTCCTACGGCGACACATTGTTCGGCCAAAGCTGCCTGCTGGCTCGCCGCCTGGTCGAACGCGGCGTGCGGTACGTTCAGGTGTATTACGTCGATTCGAAAAACAAGCAGCCCTGGGACACGCATTCCAACAACAACAAGTCTCACCAACGACTTTGTGCCGACAGTGACCGCGCTTCGGCGGCGCTGATTCGAGATTTAAAGCAGCGAGGTCTGCTGGAAGATACGCTGGTCGTCTGGGGCGGAGAATTCGGCCGCACGCCGTATTCCGAAATCGGCAAGGACGACGACAAAACAAAGGCCGGCCGGGATCACCACAACACCGGCTTCAGCATGTTTCTTGCCGGAGGCGGTGTGAAGCCCGGCACCATGTTCGGCAACACGGACGAACTGGGACTTCATGCCGTCGAAGACCGCGTGCATGTCCACGACCTGCACGCCACGATGCTGCACCTGATGGGAATCGACCACACTCGCCTGACCTATCGCCATTCCGGCCGGGACTTCCGTCTGACCGACGTTCACGGGCGAGTCGTGGAAGGACTGCTGGCGTAA
- a CDS encoding DUF1559 domain-containing protein, producing the protein MFRATQTRRGFTLIELLVVIAIIAILIALLLPAVQQAREAARRTQCRNNLKQMGLALHNYHDVHGLFPAASYLDKSPGGNINSQWAWSVMIMPFLDQAPLWNALNVGPDTFEQAANDPVRRKMLVTGLPAFICPSDPEESINRNRPFLQKSGGGLCVGMILPETVMFAKSNYMGCNGNRDNDGVFDSGNNRKIGLRDITDGTSNTIIVGERGSKRGHWAGVWAGQELTCDGITNVWCLVGKTEFKMNSGKFSDQSSTTAVDDPLIAFSSEHTGGAQFLLADGSVRFISENVEWDDDPSGGNDKGIYHSLGSIQDGNVIGEF; encoded by the coding sequence ATGTTTCGAGCAACACAAACTCGCCGTGGTTTCACGCTGATAGAGTTGCTGGTGGTGATCGCGATTATCGCGATCCTGATTGCTCTGTTGCTCCCGGCCGTGCAGCAGGCGCGCGAAGCGGCGCGCCGCACTCAGTGCAGGAATAATCTGAAGCAGATGGGTCTGGCGCTGCACAATTATCATGATGTGCATGGCCTGTTTCCCGCGGCCAGCTACCTGGACAAGTCGCCGGGCGGCAATATCAATTCCCAGTGGGCCTGGTCGGTGATGATCATGCCCTTCCTGGATCAGGCGCCCCTTTGGAACGCACTGAACGTGGGGCCGGATACTTTCGAACAGGCTGCCAACGATCCCGTGCGGCGCAAGATGCTGGTGACCGGCCTGCCGGCGTTCATTTGTCCCAGCGATCCGGAGGAATCGATCAATCGAAACCGGCCGTTCCTGCAGAAAAGCGGCGGCGGGTTATGTGTCGGCATGATTCTGCCCGAGACAGTCATGTTTGCGAAATCCAACTACATGGGCTGCAACGGCAACCGTGACAATGACGGTGTTTTCGACAGCGGTAACAACCGGAAAATCGGGCTGCGCGATATTACCGACGGAACGTCAAACACGATCATCGTCGGAGAACGGGGCAGCAAACGGGGACACTGGGCCGGTGTCTGGGCCGGCCAGGAACTGACCTGCGACGGCATTACCAACGTCTGGTGTCTTGTCGGCAAGACGGAATTCAAGATGAACTCCGGCAAGTTCAGCGATCAGTCCAGCACCACCGCCGTTGACGATCCGCTGATCGCATTCAGCAGCGAACACACGGGAGGTGCTCAGTTTCTGCTGGCGGACGGGTCTGTTCGTTTCATCAGCGAAAACGTGGAATGGGACGATGACCCCAGCGGAGGAAACGACAAGGGCATCTACCACAGCCTGGGTTCCATTCAGGACGGGAATGTCATCGGCGAATTCTGA
- a CDS encoding acyl carrier protein, whose translation MTELAGELNIPPESILPDQTLLSLGIDSIRVVAFVAKLEERCGIRFSENPLDDHPTITALSQHVANLMGGAA comes from the coding sequence GTGACTGAGCTGGCAGGGGAACTGAATATTCCGCCCGAATCGATTCTTCCCGATCAAACGCTGCTGTCGCTCGGCATTGATTCGATCCGTGTTGTTGCGTTTGTGGCAAAGCTGGAAGAGCGCTGTGGAATTCGTTTTTCCGAAAACCCGCTGGACGATCACCCGACAATCACCGCGCTTTCGCAGCATGTCGCGAACCTGATGGGCGGCGCGGCCTGA
- a CDS encoding DUF1501 domain-containing protein, translating to MLRILGSSNPFGPVCGRRDAMQVGALAGGALTLPELLRLESASAAEGSINRTFGRAKNILLLYLQGAASHFETWDPKPDAPEGIRGQWSAIPTAVPGTFICEMLPKLSGLTGKMALIRSMTHDHNNHSNLYTLSGFPAVDFSSETNPFDTRHRPFFGSVLDYLADRDGTGERPELPRNIGLPWQFSNFAPFSRRAGPYGSFLGHGYNPVWTEFDGKATRSVPRVSFFNQLRDVEVADPFLGITPESRLRISKDAQLRDGLTLDRLDRRRSLLHQLDDQRRHLSEQMAGRSLDRFAGMAYSLMTSSKLHDALDVGREPMSVREKYGMNLFGQSALTARRLLEAGCRLVSVFWDEYKVVNTAWDTHFNHFKRLGNELLPGFDAGVSSLLTDMDDRGMLDETLVLCLTEHGRTPKINNMDRGGGRDHWSKAYSVMLAGAGIRGGTVVGATDSIGSFVANRPVSPEDILATMYHLKGIAPETTIPDRGNRPTRLVDHGAVIEELLA from the coding sequence ATGCTCAGAATTCTCGGATCGTCAAACCCGTTCGGTCCTGTGTGCGGTCGTCGCGACGCGATGCAGGTCGGTGCGCTTGCCGGCGGAGCCCTGACTCTTCCCGAACTTCTGCGTCTGGAATCGGCGTCAGCCGCAGAAGGTTCAATCAACCGGACGTTCGGTCGGGCGAAGAATATCCTGTTGCTGTATCTGCAGGGCGCGGCTTCGCACTTTGAAACATGGGATCCGAAACCCGACGCGCCGGAAGGAATCCGGGGCCAGTGGAGTGCGATTCCCACCGCGGTCCCCGGCACGTTCATCTGTGAAATGCTGCCGAAGCTGTCCGGCCTGACGGGTAAGATGGCACTCATCCGGTCGATGACTCACGACCACAACAATCATTCGAATCTGTATACGCTGTCGGGATTCCCGGCCGTCGATTTTTCCAGTGAGACAAACCCGTTCGACACACGGCACCGACCGTTCTTCGGCAGCGTTCTGGATTACCTTGCCGACCGGGACGGCACGGGCGAACGGCCGGAACTGCCGCGAAACATCGGGCTTCCCTGGCAGTTCAGCAACTTTGCACCGTTTTCGCGGCGAGCGGGACCGTACGGTTCGTTTCTGGGCCACGGCTACAACCCGGTCTGGACGGAATTCGACGGGAAGGCCACCCGGTCAGTGCCGCGAGTTTCATTCTTCAATCAGTTAAGGGATGTGGAAGTTGCCGATCCGTTTTTGGGCATCACTCCGGAAAGCCGGTTGCGAATTTCGAAAGACGCACAGCTTCGCGACGGCCTGACGCTGGATCGTCTGGACCGCCGACGAAGTCTGCTGCATCAGCTTGACGACCAGCGCCGGCATCTGAGCGAACAGATGGCCGGCCGAAGTCTCGATCGCTTTGCGGGCATGGCTTATTCCCTGATGACGTCGAGCAAACTTCATGATGCGCTGGATGTCGGACGGGAGCCCATGTCGGTTCGAGAAAAGTACGGCATGAATCTGTTCGGCCAGTCGGCACTGACCGCGAGGCGGTTGCTGGAAGCCGGGTGCCGTCTGGTCTCAGTTTTCTGGGACGAATACAAAGTCGTCAACACGGCCTGGGACACGCACTTCAATCACTTCAAACGTCTGGGAAATGAACTGCTGCCGGGGTTCGACGCGGGAGTCAGCAGCCTGCTGACGGATATGGACGATCGCGGGATGCTGGACGAAACGCTGGTGCTGTGTCTGACGGAGCACGGGCGGACGCCGAAGATCAACAACATGGACCGCGGCGGCGGTCGGGATCACTGGTCGAAGGCCTACAGCGTGATGCTGGCCGGAGCCGGAATTCGCGGCGGAACGGTCGTCGGAGCGACGGACAGCATCGGATCATTCGTCGCGAATCGTCCGGTCAGCCCCGAAGACATCCTGGCGACGATGTATCACCTGAAAGGCATCGCACCGGAAACAACGATTCCGGACCGGGGAAACCGCCCGACGCGGCTGGTCGACCATGGTGCCGTCATTGAAGAACTGCTGGCCTGA